The genome window CGGGCACTGCGCATATCTCCCGTCAGGCCGTCCTTCATTAGGTTCATCACGTAGGCCACCGTCAATTCGTTCTCGACATCGACCACTGCCATCGAACCACCCCATCCGGCCCAAAAGCAGGTCCGATCGTTGATACCAATCGGCATCCCTGGCGAGTTCAGCCCGTAGCCAATCCCGAAGCGCGCCGGATGGGCGAGCACCAGATCCCGGCCGTCGGCCTGCACCTCGAAAATGCGCTCGATGGTCGGCCGCGAAAGCAGCGTCGCGCCATCGATCGTGCCGGACTGCGCCAGACACGAGACCACCCGGGCCACCGAACGAGCGTTACCATGGCCGTTCGAGGCCGGCTGCTCGAAACGACGCCAGCGCTCAGTATTGACCATCGAGGCGTGGGGCGGCTCGCCCTCGGAGACCCGTCTCCCCACGTCATCGGGCGCGCGTCGGTCGGGCTTACTCGAAGCGTCACATGCCTGGGTATCCATCTCGGCGACGCGTGAAAATTCGGTATCGGCGAGTCCGATATGAAAATCCGCGCCAATCTTCTCGGCGACTTCCTCGCGAAAGAAAGTGCCCAGGGTCCGACCCGTCACGCGACGCACCAATTCCCCCAGGAGCAGTCCCTGTGTCGAACTGTGGTACCCCGAAGCCGTGCCCGGCTCCCACCACGGGGTCTGGGCGGCGAGGTTCGTGCAGCAACCCTCCCAGTCGTACATCGCCTCTTCATCGATCGCGGGAGCGAATCCCGGCACCGCCGCCGTGTGGCTCAGAAGGTGGCGGACGAGAACTCCCTGCTTGCCCGCAGCGCCGAACTCGGGCCAATACCGAGCGACCGCGTCATC of Candidatus Binatia bacterium contains these proteins:
- a CDS encoding serine hydrolase encodes the protein MALIRGECRDDFAKVREAFAENFAEGDLGASCVVIYRGEKVVDLWGGHRNVAQTLPWERDTIVNVWSTTKMMAALTVLMLHDRGRLSVDDAVARYWPEFGAAGKQGVLVRHLLSHTAAVPGFAPAIDEEAMYDWEGCCTNLAAQTPWWEPGTASGYHSSTQGLLLGELVRRVTGRTLGTFFREEVAEKIGADFHIGLADTEFSRVAEMDTQACDASSKPDRRAPDDVGRRVSEGEPPHASMVNTERWRRFEQPASNGHGNARSVARVVSCLAQSGTIDGATLLSRPTIERIFEVQADGRDLVLAHPARFGIGYGLNSPGMPIGINDRTCFWAGWGGSMAVVDVENELTVAYVMNLMKDGLTGDMRSARVIFAAHGAGQALRGEMSL